The DNA sequence CAAATGATCCATCCGGAAGGCAGTGGAACCATAACAGTGAGCGCTCGGTGCCTCCTGCACCTGCATCATCCCCTGAAGGGCAGATCACACGTTCGGCCTCTGAGGCGTCAGAGAATGAATatcttcagaaaaaaagaatCCCACAGAGGCAAAGCTTAAATATCATCTCCGCTGATATATCACCGAACTTATCACTAATGGCAGTGTCCAGTCGCACCTCCCCAGAATCAATCAGCCCAGACAGTTTAGAGGTTGATGCAGGAACCATATATGTCCACTGTGATGGCCGTGGTGAACTACTGGAAGCTAAACCCAAAGAAGAAAAGCAGGTAGGGTAACAAGCATATGGTTGTGGTGTTCCAATGTCTACATACTTAAGTCCCCTGCACTGTTTACGAATAATTTGTCATGGTTGTAAACAAAGTCTCACAATTAATTACAGGTTGATCGCTCCACATCTCCATTGCCAGTCACCTTCTCTTCATCTTCAGCGCAGACAGAATGGCAGTGGGATGTGGAGCTTCAGAGCCTGCGTAGAGAATTGAAGGCTGAGCACGAGAGGAATCAGACTCAAGAAAGGGAGTTAAGACTCAGTGAGGCCCGACTCCAAGCTGCGCTTAATGAGAGCAAGGAATGTCTTCAGAAGACAGAGTTAAAGATTCAAGAGACAGAAGCTCTTCTGAAGGAGCGTGAGGAGGTGCTGGAGAGTCTGCGTGGACGGTTGGAGGAGGTAACTGGTCGTCTTAAAGCAACCGAAGAGGCACAAGCCTTGAAAGAGGTCAGGCTACAGAGGCACCTGCGCCTCTTGCAAGAGAGCCAGGAGCGAGAAAGGAGGAGCTTCAGTGACAGCCTCGACCAGTCGGAACAGCGATCGAAGGAACTAGAGGAGCGTCTGAGGCAGAAAGAGGCTGAGCTGCAGAAAAGGTCAACAGGGGACGTTACTGATGAACTTCTGCGAAGGTGCCAGGAGCTACAAAACCAGCAGGAAGAGTCAGACAGTGAAGTCTGTCGTCTGCAGGCACGCCTCCAAACTGAAGAGACTCTTTATTATGACATGGAGCATGATTATGAAAGAGCTTGTGAGGAGATACAGAGTTTGCGAGGTGCTCTGCTGGACTGCGAGAGGGTAAGTGAGGAGCGCTTTCAAACCCAGTTGGTGCAGCAACAGCAAGAGTTAGACCGGAAGGAACGAGAACTACAGGAAGTGCTTCTTAAGATGGCCATCCTGGGCAGTAGTCTAGAGGAGACGGAACAAAGGCTTAAGGAAGCTCAAACCCATTCTTCTGAAGCTAATGTTCTCTGTGAGACATTGATTGAGCCACAACAATGCAGACAGAAAGGGCAGAGTGATTCAGAAATGCAACCTACTACTCAGGCAGACGAGTCACATAGAGTGATCTCTGTGATCCAGGCGCTAGAACGCAAGTTATGTGACACCGAAGAGCGACTCCGAGAGCTTACCATGCATCTTCAGCAACAGCAACAACTCCACACTGCACCGCATGCACTCAATGATTCTTGGTGTTCGCACAGTTCCCTCAAGAATCCAGAGGGTCGACTCTCTGTGGATGGTCTGCCAAGTTTTACTGAAACTTTGCATAGCCTGCAGGGAACAGCTTTAGATACAACCTCAGACAAAACTAAAATCTCCCTTTATGATGATGAAAAACCTGGAAGCTGGAGGTTGGCTGGCGAGAGTTCAGGGAGAAATCAAGCTCTAGAGATGGCCAGCAGAGTTTTGTCACTGGAGGCACTAATTATCCAAAAGATTGCCTCTGCACTTGAGCATCCCAGCTCAAAGTTGCTTAATAATTTGTCAGAGGTGCATGTCCAGGTGCTAAGGATGGCTCAAGGAGGCAGTCATAATGGGGCTGTGGAACCTAGTTACTCCCAGATCTTTTCGGACCCTCTCGAGCAAGATCTGGTAGACAATACGCTGAGTGAAAGTGCAATCCATAGACTGTGTGTAAGAGCAGAGATGACATACCTCATACATACTCTCTGTACTCATCCCTCACAGGAGCAAAAGGGTTCTGACCTTTTTTATGTCTTGCCTTGGCCAGAGAGTTCCTCTTCTGGAACCAAAATGGAAAACTGTTCGAAGCAGGGGTCCAGACTTGCTGACATTAGCCCGCCAGAACTTGCACCTTACAGTGAACAAATTGATGACGAACTGGGGACCGATCTTCTCCTCGAGGGCTCCGAGGTACAGCTTGCTTGCAGAAAGAGTCTGGTGGCAGAGCTCCGTGCTCAGGCCCAGTCACTGCAGAACCTCTCAACACAGCTACAGTCTAATGTTAGAGAGGTCGACCTTCCTGGTGAACTACCCTCAGCCATCCTGAGGGCTGCAATTTGTCAGGCCATTTTGGCATACATGGCCTGTCGTCTCCGTTCGGCCCTGCAGCAGGAGATGAGTGCCCTACGCAAGCAGAGAGAGCAGGCTGAGTGTGAGTGTCGTGCTGTGTGTCGTAGCATGGAGACTCTTTTCCAGGAACAGACGGAGCGTTACGAAGAGAAGCTGCGCGAGGAGCGTGTTGTTGTTGAAAAGGCAGAGCAGGAGCGTGTTTCGGCGGTGACCAATGCTCAGTTGAGGACGGAAGAAGCTGAAAAATTGCAGTTGGAGTTTGAGGAGAAGCTCCAAGAGCTCCAGAAAATCCATGAAGAGGAGATGAACCATCTCCATGAATATTACATTCAAAACTTGTCAAGGTCTGCAACTCTCTCAGAACTAGAGGAGAGTGAAGAGACTGAGCAGATTTCTGTGACTGCTCTGCAAGACCGAATCAGAGAGCTTGAGACTGAGGTGACTTGTTTGAGGGTGGATCTTAGCAACCAGGATGTCAAAGCCTTCCAGCTTGACCTAGAAACCATCAAGGTATGCAAAGCCTTCTTGTTACAGCGTGAGATTAACATGTAATTATACACAAAGATGAAGGTATGCCATGTCTTTGTGTGTCTTAGGCCACGTATGAGCATGGTTTCAGCATTATGGAAGACAGCCACCAGCGAGTGATTGAGGACATGCAGAGGCAGCATCAGAAAGAGgtggagagactgacagagGAGCGAGAAAGAGTACTGCAGGAAGAGACGAATGCCACCATTGCAGGTGCTACTCTCAACACAAGCTCCCATTCACAAGACCATGCTAATACGTTTCATTGTAAACCTTTAAAATGTACACACTTCATCTTTTGCAATGCTGTGAAAGTGAATAGGAAACTGTGACAGTTGTGGTCACCATTAACTGCTATTGTGAGAAAAAGAGCGGCTTGAACATTCTGCTAAGTAACTACTTACGAGTTCCTCGTAAGAAATCAAACAGATTTGTAAGTCATGAGATTGAGAAAACgatgaccatttttatttttgggtgaactgtccctttaagcacTCATACAGTACATGGGGTTTATTCCAAATTTGTGCTACTCTCTTGTATTTAACtatgaataaaagcatctgctaaatgaagaaatgtaaatttgttcTCTGCAtgcttataaatataaatgatgaTCTAGCATCTCTGCTTCTTGGTCTTGACAGTTCTGTCtgaccatttttttaaatattatttgttgttttccaGCCATTGAGGCTATGAGGAAAGCTCATAAAGAGGAAATGGACAAGACACAGAAAGCTCTGCAAAATGGAGCCAATGTGGACATCCGCCAGCTTCGTGCACAATATAAGTGCGTGTGATATGTCTGTCAGTACTCTGAGAACTGTCagccacaacatcaaaaatctaTTTATGGTTGCAGAACTATATATTAACCATATGCCTCTTTGTGCATTTTCTGCAGTGAGGAGCTAGAGACATTGCACAGGGAGCTGGAAGTGTTGTCAGAGCAGTATTCTCAGAAATTCCTGGAAAATACTCATTTGAATCGGACTATAGAAACCGAAAGGGAAGCATTGAGTACAACACAGAGAGAGAACCAGGAGCTTCGTATTCACAACCAGGTACAGATGCACGTGCACAcaaaaaatgtgcatatttaCACATTGCTTCACTGCTTATCTTACATATGTATCACATATTTTTCTAAGGAATTAAATGAGTTTTTGGCTGCTGAATTATCCCTTATGCATTCACGCATGAATGGGGAGGTGAAACATTCCCTATCTTCTCAGGAGAAAGACGTGTATCAGCTGGAGGTAAAACTTGACACCCTTTCATATGGCAAAGTGCCCAAGTTTGACTTGTACTACTAAAATTAGCAGGGGATGGTTGACTGAACACAGATTAAAGTTATCTGCACTCTCGGTTGAGTACATTTAATCGGCTTCCACAAAAGAAGCCTTCATGGGTTTTATTACTGCTCAGATGAGATTATGTCAGAGTATATTCCATCAAAGGTGCTATAAAGTATACGTGTGTAAAAACAGATGTGTTCTGTCTCATTCTTTGATGCTGTAGGTACATCTCAGAGTAAAGGAATCAGAGATTAAGTGTCTGAAACAGGAGATCAACTCACTTAAACTGGAACTGCAGGCAGGAAATACGGTAACACCTTTTTCaattaaaactaattaataGTTGAATATTGAGTAATTTTGTAGTCagttaatacaaaaaaaagtaatctattattattataagttatattgttttattcacaaatgttAACTGTAACAGTTTTCAAATAAGATAATTCAACCAATGCTTACATAGAGAATACACTTCCACTTCAAAGTTTAAAGTTTTTGTTActagttttttctgtatttctattttaaattattattattttttttagtattttaaagaGCTAGACTCTGAGCCGGTTGCTTCAGAAGTCAAAGCTCAAAGTGACTTCACTAAACTAAGGATGGTGCCAGCAAGACAACAGAGTTTAAAATATGGTAAGCAAATCTACAAGAACAGACATGTTACTGTGAAGGCAAACAGATTAAGTGCATAAGCATGCACTTATTCACAACTCGTAAATGCCTGTTGCAGATCTGATGAAATCCAGGAGCAACCCAGACTTCCCAAAGGACCATGCTACACTTACGCAGCCTGTCAGATCCAAGGTGGGATCATCTGTGCCATTACATGGTACAAAATACTGACGTTCCCTAAAATTTAAGCTTTCTCACTATCTCTCATTTCATTCTCAGAGTCTTAAAGATGGACTCACTGTTCTGGAGAGGATGAAGCTTTTTGAATTAACCAGTACGCAAAAGAttt is a window from the Onychostoma macrolepis isolate SWU-2019 chromosome 03, ASM1243209v1, whole genome shotgun sequence genome containing:
- the LOC131537978 gene encoding myosin phosphatase Rho-interacting protein isoform X4 — its product is MFSARENRCHRFQANIFNKSKCQNCFKTVDSHKLREADLFQTKPLQVGWLLLAPEDTDFNICGLRKRKWQRRYFVLYEHGLLRYSLDEMPGTLPQGIVNMSQCCEVLHASSQTGFQNCLRLCFSDRDYYIRTESTDSFSISRWQENLIVYPKAAKSNQKKKGKDPAHPPQQIAENQTSSSSSSSGGAAAKKSSTSGNSFTCSIKRQGSIGSSSNSGSKVSISDNAGSSTSSATKGSSRSGISSTKGATRNDRRDSMVSTVEEVLMLSSEKELEEESHSGEVGDNASSLDTKLGSSLSSSGCPDTDGTKNRLGTESGYSSLEKTSPSVLDAQAHTDSRRSQEAVQQEGSFPDTKLPPSTFTTSSTEQNDHKTTVSTSQDSFPNDIPDHSQHLMSCSLRSKSLERRSLDSTPAPDLLNFKKGWMSRLGEDGKWRKHWFVLTDQTLRFYRDSAAEEAADVDGEINLSTCFDVTDYPVQRNYGFQIHTKDGVFTLCAMTYGIRRNWVQAVMKNIRPAVAPDVTCSIPQKVPMTSAHARTSSCQCSTVPQEAEQRSRIRERRREGRYKTFDWAELSCKQQKEELSNDPSGRQWNHNSERSVPPAPASSPEGQITRSASEASENEYLQKKRIPQRQSLNIISADISPNLSLMAVSSRTSPESISPDSLEVDAGTIYVHCDGRGELLEAKPKEEKQVDRSTSPLPVTFSSSSAQTEWQWDVELQSLRRELKAEHERNQTQERELRLSEARLQAALNESKECLQKTELKIQETEALLKEREEVLESLRGRLEEVTGRLKATEEAQALKEVRLQRHLRLLQESQERERRSFSDSLDQSEQRSKELEERLRQKEAELQKRSTGDVTDELLRRCQELQNQQEESDSEVCRLQARLQTEETLYYDMEHDYERACEEIQSLRGALLDCERVSEERFQTQLVQQQQELDRKERELQEVLLKMAILGSSLEETEQRLKEAQTHSSEANVLCETLIEPQQCRQKGQSDSEMQPTTQADESHRVISVIQALERKLCDTEERLRELTMHLQQQQQLHTAPHALNDSWCSHSSLKNPEGRLSVDGLPSFTETLHSLQGTALDTTSDKTKISLYDDEKPGSWRLAGESSGRNQALEMASRVLSLEALIIQKIASALEHPSSKLLNNLSEVHVQVLRMAQGGSHNGAVEPSYSQIFSDPLEQDLVDNTLSESAIHRLCVRAEMTYLIHTLCTHPSQEQKGSDLFYVLPWPESSSSGTKMENCSKQGSRLADISPPELAPYSEQIDDELGTDLLLEGSEVQLACRKSLVAELRAQAQSLQNLSTQLQSNVREVDLPGELPSAILRAAICQAILAYMACRLRSALQQEMSALRKQREQAECECRAVCRSMETLFQEQTERYEEKLREERVVVEKAEQERVSAVTNAQLRTEEAEKLQLEFEEKLQELQKIHEEEMNHLHEYYIQNLSRSATLSELEESEETEQISVTALQDRIRELETEVTCLRVDLSNQDVKAFQLDLETIKATYEHGFSIMEDSHQRVIEDMQRQHQKEVERLTEERERVLQEETNATIAAIEAMRKAHKEEMDKTQKALQNGANVDIRQLRAQYNEELETLHRELEVLSEQYSQKFLENTHLNRTIETEREALSTTQRENQELRIHNQELNEFLAAELSLMHSRMNGEVKHSLSSQEKDVYQLEVHLRVKESEIKCLKQEINSLKLELQAGNTYFKELDSEPVASEVKAQSDFTKLRMVPARQQSLKYDLMKSRSNPDFPKDHATLTQPVRSKSLKDGLTVLERMKLFELTSTQKI
- the LOC131537978 gene encoding myosin phosphatase Rho-interacting protein isoform X1, producing MFSARENRCHRFQANIFNKSKCQNCFKTVDSHKLREADLFQTKPLQVGWLLLAPEDTDFNICGLRKRKWQRRYFVLYEHGLLRYSLDEMPGTLPQGIVNMSQCCEVLHASSQTGFQNCLRLCFSDRDYYIRTESTDSFSISRWQENLIVYPKAAKSNQKKKGKDPAHPPQQIAENQTSSSSSSSGGAAAKKSSTSGNSFTCSIKRQGSIGSSSNSGSKVSISDNAGSSTSSATKGSSRSGISSTKGATRNDRRDSMVSTVEEVLMLSSEKELEEESHSGEVGDNASSLDTKLGSSLSSSGCPDTDGTKNRLGTESGYSSLEKTSPSVLDAQAHTDSRRSQEAVQQEGSFPDTKLPPSTFTTSSTEQNDHKTTVSTSQDSFPNDIPDHSQHLMSCSLRSKSLERRSLDSTPAPDLLNFKKGWMSRLGEDGKWRKHWFVLTDQTLRFYRDSAAEEAADVDGEINLSTCFDVTDYPVQRNYGFQIHTKDGVFTLCAMTYGIRRNWVQAVMKNIRPAVAPDVTWKNPAIKPSSIPQKVPMTSAHARTSSCQCSTVPQEAEQRSRIRERRREGRYKTFDWAELSCKQQKEELSNDPSGRQWNHNSERSVPPAPASSPEGQITRSASEASENEYLQKKRIPQRQSLNIISADISPNLSLMAVSSRTSPESISPDSLEVDAGTIYVHCDGRGELLEAKPKEEKQVDRSTSPLPVTFSSSSAQTEWQWDVELQSLRRELKAEHERNQTQERELRLSEARLQAALNESKECLQKTELKIQETEALLKEREEVLESLRGRLEEVTGRLKATEEAQALKEVRLQRHLRLLQESQERERRSFSDSLDQSEQRSKELEERLRQKEAELQKRSTGDVTDELLRRCQELQNQQEESDSEVCRLQARLQTEETLYYDMEHDYERACEEIQSLRGALLDCERVSEERFQTQLVQQQQELDRKERELQEVLLKMAILGSSLEETEQRLKEAQTHSSEANVLCETLIEPQQCRQKGQSDSEMQPTTQADESHRVISVIQALERKLCDTEERLRELTMHLQQQQQLHTAPHALNDSWCSHSSLKNPEGRLSVDGLPSFTETLHSLQGTALDTTSDKTKISLYDDEKPGSWRLAGESSGRNQALEMASRVLSLEALIIQKIASALEHPSSKLLNNLSEVHVQVLRMAQGGSHNGAVEPSYSQIFSDPLEQDLVDNTLSESAIHRLCVRAEMTYLIHTLCTHPSQEQKGSDLFYVLPWPESSSSGTKMENCSKQGSRLADISPPELAPYSEQIDDELGTDLLLEGSEVQLACRKSLVAELRAQAQSLQNLSTQLQSNVREVDLPGELPSAILRAAICQAILAYMACRLRSALQQEMSALRKQREQAECECRAVCRSMETLFQEQTERYEEKLREERVVVEKAEQERVSAVTNAQLRTEEAEKLQLEFEEKLQELQKIHEEEMNHLHEYYIQNLSRSATLSELEESEETEQISVTALQDRIRELETEVTCLRVDLSNQDVKAFQLDLETIKATYEHGFSIMEDSHQRVIEDMQRQHQKEVERLTEERERVLQEETNATIAAIEAMRKAHKEEMDKTQKALQNGANVDIRQLRAQYNEELETLHRELEVLSEQYSQKFLENTHLNRTIETEREALSTTQRENQELRIHNQELNEFLAAELSLMHSRMNGEVKHSLSSQEKDVYQLEVHLRVKESEIKCLKQEINSLKLELQAGNTYFKELDSEPVASEVKAQSDFTKLRMVPARQQSLKYDLMKSRSNPDFPKDHATLTQPVRSKSLKDGLTVLERMKLFELTSTQKI
- the LOC131537978 gene encoding myosin phosphatase Rho-interacting protein isoform X3, which produces MFSARENRCHRFQANIFNKSKCQNCFKTVDSHKLREADLFQTKPLQVGWLLLAPEDTDFNICGLRKRKWQRRYFVLYEHGLLRYSLDEMPGTLPQGIVNMSQCCEVLHASSQTGFQNCLRLCFSDRDYYIRTESTDSFSISRWQENLIVYPKAAKSNQKKKGKDPAHPPQQIAENQTSSSSSSSGGAAAKKSSTSGNSFTCSIKRQGSIGSSSNSGSKVSISDNAGSSTSSATKGSSRSGISSTKGATRNDRRDSMVSTVEEVLMLSSEKELEEESHSGEVGDNASSLDTKLGSSLSSSGCPDTDGTKNRLGTESGYSSLEKTSPSVLDAQAHTDSRSQEAVQQEGSFPDTKLPPSTFTTSSTEQNDHKTTVSTSQDSFPNDIPDHSQHLMSCSLRSKSLERRSLDSTPAPDLLNFKKGWMSRLGEDGKWRKHWFVLTDQTLRFYRDSAAEEAADVDGEINLSTCFDVTDYPVQRNYGFQIHTKDGVFTLCAMTYGIRRNWVQAVMKNIRPAVAPDVTWKNPAIKPSSIPQKVPMTSAHARTSSCQCSTVPQEAEQRSRIRERRREGRYKTFDWAELSCKQQKEELSNDPSGRQWNHNSERSVPPAPASSPEGQITRSASEASENEYLQKKRIPQRQSLNIISADISPNLSLMAVSSRTSPESISPDSLEVDAGTIYVHCDGRGELLEAKPKEEKQVDRSTSPLPVTFSSSSAQTEWQWDVELQSLRRELKAEHERNQTQERELRLSEARLQAALNESKECLQKTELKIQETEALLKEREEVLESLRGRLEEVTGRLKATEEAQALKEVRLQRHLRLLQESQERERRSFSDSLDQSEQRSKELEERLRQKEAELQKRSTGDVTDELLRRCQELQNQQEESDSEVCRLQARLQTEETLYYDMEHDYERACEEIQSLRGALLDCERVSEERFQTQLVQQQQELDRKERELQEVLLKMAILGSSLEETEQRLKEAQTHSSEANVLCETLIEPQQCRQKGQSDSEMQPTTQADESHRVISVIQALERKLCDTEERLRELTMHLQQQQQLHTAPHALNDSWCSHSSLKNPEGRLSVDGLPSFTETLHSLQGTALDTTSDKTKISLYDDEKPGSWRLAGESSGRNQALEMASRVLSLEALIIQKIASALEHPSSKLLNNLSEVHVQVLRMAQGGSHNGAVEPSYSQIFSDPLEQDLVDNTLSESAIHRLCVRAEMTYLIHTLCTHPSQEQKGSDLFYVLPWPESSSSGTKMENCSKQGSRLADISPPELAPYSEQIDDELGTDLLLEGSEVQLACRKSLVAELRAQAQSLQNLSTQLQSNVREVDLPGELPSAILRAAICQAILAYMACRLRSALQQEMSALRKQREQAECECRAVCRSMETLFQEQTERYEEKLREERVVVEKAEQERVSAVTNAQLRTEEAEKLQLEFEEKLQELQKIHEEEMNHLHEYYIQNLSRSATLSELEESEETEQISVTALQDRIRELETEVTCLRVDLSNQDVKAFQLDLETIKATYEHGFSIMEDSHQRVIEDMQRQHQKEVERLTEERERVLQEETNATIAAIEAMRKAHKEEMDKTQKALQNGANVDIRQLRAQYNEELETLHRELEVLSEQYSQKFLENTHLNRTIETEREALSTTQRENQELRIHNQELNEFLAAELSLMHSRMNGEVKHSLSSQEKDVYQLEVHLRVKESEIKCLKQEINSLKLELQAGNTYFKELDSEPVASEVKAQSDFTKLRMVPARQQSLKYDLMKSRSNPDFPKDHATLTQPVRSKSLKDGLTVLERMKLFELTSTQKI
- the LOC131537978 gene encoding myosin phosphatase Rho-interacting protein isoform X2 yields the protein MFSARENRCHRFQANIFNKSKCQNCFKTVDSHKLREADLFQTKPLQVGWLLLAPEDTDFNICGLRKRKWQRRYFVLYEHGLLRYSLDEMPGTLPQGIVNMSQCCEVLHASSQTGFQNCLRLCFSDRDYYIRTESTDSFSISRWQENLIVYPKAAKSNQKKKGKDPAHPPQIAENQTSSSSSSSGGAAAKKSSTSGNSFTCSIKRQGSIGSSSNSGSKVSISDNAGSSTSSATKGSSRSGISSTKGATRNDRRDSMVSTVEEVLMLSSEKELEEESHSGEVGDNASSLDTKLGSSLSSSGCPDTDGTKNRLGTESGYSSLEKTSPSVLDAQAHTDSRRSQEAVQQEGSFPDTKLPPSTFTTSSTEQNDHKTTVSTSQDSFPNDIPDHSQHLMSCSLRSKSLERRSLDSTPAPDLLNFKKGWMSRLGEDGKWRKHWFVLTDQTLRFYRDSAAEEAADVDGEINLSTCFDVTDYPVQRNYGFQIHTKDGVFTLCAMTYGIRRNWVQAVMKNIRPAVAPDVTWKNPAIKPSSIPQKVPMTSAHARTSSCQCSTVPQEAEQRSRIRERRREGRYKTFDWAELSCKQQKEELSNDPSGRQWNHNSERSVPPAPASSPEGQITRSASEASENEYLQKKRIPQRQSLNIISADISPNLSLMAVSSRTSPESISPDSLEVDAGTIYVHCDGRGELLEAKPKEEKQVDRSTSPLPVTFSSSSAQTEWQWDVELQSLRRELKAEHERNQTQERELRLSEARLQAALNESKECLQKTELKIQETEALLKEREEVLESLRGRLEEVTGRLKATEEAQALKEVRLQRHLRLLQESQERERRSFSDSLDQSEQRSKELEERLRQKEAELQKRSTGDVTDELLRRCQELQNQQEESDSEVCRLQARLQTEETLYYDMEHDYERACEEIQSLRGALLDCERVSEERFQTQLVQQQQELDRKERELQEVLLKMAILGSSLEETEQRLKEAQTHSSEANVLCETLIEPQQCRQKGQSDSEMQPTTQADESHRVISVIQALERKLCDTEERLRELTMHLQQQQQLHTAPHALNDSWCSHSSLKNPEGRLSVDGLPSFTETLHSLQGTALDTTSDKTKISLYDDEKPGSWRLAGESSGRNQALEMASRVLSLEALIIQKIASALEHPSSKLLNNLSEVHVQVLRMAQGGSHNGAVEPSYSQIFSDPLEQDLVDNTLSESAIHRLCVRAEMTYLIHTLCTHPSQEQKGSDLFYVLPWPESSSSGTKMENCSKQGSRLADISPPELAPYSEQIDDELGTDLLLEGSEVQLACRKSLVAELRAQAQSLQNLSTQLQSNVREVDLPGELPSAILRAAICQAILAYMACRLRSALQQEMSALRKQREQAECECRAVCRSMETLFQEQTERYEEKLREERVVVEKAEQERVSAVTNAQLRTEEAEKLQLEFEEKLQELQKIHEEEMNHLHEYYIQNLSRSATLSELEESEETEQISVTALQDRIRELETEVTCLRVDLSNQDVKAFQLDLETIKATYEHGFSIMEDSHQRVIEDMQRQHQKEVERLTEERERVLQEETNATIAAIEAMRKAHKEEMDKTQKALQNGANVDIRQLRAQYNEELETLHRELEVLSEQYSQKFLENTHLNRTIETEREALSTTQRENQELRIHNQELNEFLAAELSLMHSRMNGEVKHSLSSQEKDVYQLEVHLRVKESEIKCLKQEINSLKLELQAGNTYFKELDSEPVASEVKAQSDFTKLRMVPARQQSLKYDLMKSRSNPDFPKDHATLTQPVRSKSLKDGLTVLERMKLFELTSTQKI
- the LOC131537978 gene encoding protein outspread isoform X5, whose product is MFPTSMSLSPSPFPPPTNHSSQGACGVDPEDMVGFSWERSLESNGERQSHTSMTHTLRHESPSPRRKVHRLFGNRHRRSQEAVQQEGSFPDTKLPPSTFTTSSTEQNDHKTTVSTSQDSFPNDIPDHSQHLMSCSLRSKSLERRSLDSTPAPDLLNFKKGWMSRLGEDGKWRKHWFVLTDQTLRFYRDSAAEEAADVDGEINLSTCFDVTDYPVQRNYGFQIHTKDGVFTLCAMTYGIRRNWVQAVMKNIRPAVAPDVTWKNPAIKPSSIPQKVPMTSAHARTSSCQCSTVPQEAEQRSRIRERRREGRYKTFDWAELSCKQQKEELSNDPSGRQWNHNSERSVPPAPASSPEGQITRSASEASENEYLQKKRIPQRQSLNIISADISPNLSLMAVSSRTSPESISPDSLEVDAGTIYVHCDGRGELLEAKPKEEKQVDRSTSPLPVTFSSSSAQTEWQWDVELQSLRRELKAEHERNQTQERELRLSEARLQAALNESKECLQKTELKIQETEALLKEREEVLESLRGRLEEVTGRLKATEEAQALKEVRLQRHLRLLQESQERERRSFSDSLDQSEQRSKELEERLRQKEAELQKRSTGDVTDELLRRCQELQNQQEESDSEVCRLQARLQTEETLYYDMEHDYERACEEIQSLRGALLDCERVSEERFQTQLVQQQQELDRKERELQEVLLKMAILGSSLEETEQRLKEAQTHSSEANVLCETLIEPQQCRQKGQSDSEMQPTTQADESHRVISVIQALERKLCDTEERLRELTMHLQQQQQLHTAPHALNDSWCSHSSLKNPEGRLSVDGLPSFTETLHSLQGTALDTTSDKTKISLYDDEKPGSWRLAGESSGRNQALEMASRVLSLEALIIQKIASALEHPSSKLLNNLSEVHVQVLRMAQGGSHNGAVEPSYSQIFSDPLEQDLVDNTLSESAIHRLCVRAEMTYLIHTLCTHPSQEQKGSDLFYVLPWPESSSSGTKMENCSKQGSRLADISPPELAPYSEQIDDELGTDLLLEGSEVQLACRKSLVAELRAQAQSLQNLSTQLQSNVREVDLPGELPSAILRAAICQAILAYMACRLRSALQQEMSALRKQREQAECECRAVCRSMETLFQEQTERYEEKLREERVVVEKAEQERVSAVTNAQLRTEEAEKLQLEFEEKLQELQKIHEEEMNHLHEYYIQNLSRSATLSELEESEETEQISVTALQDRIRELETEVTCLRVDLSNQDVKAFQLDLETIKATYEHGFSIMEDSHQRVIEDMQRQHQKEVERLTEERERVLQEETNATIAAIEAMRKAHKEEMDKTQKALQNGANVDIRQLRAQYNEELETLHRELEVLSEQYSQKFLENTHLNRTIETEREALSTTQRENQELRIHNQELNEFLAAELSLMHSRMNGEVKHSLSSQEKDVYQLEVHLRVKESEIKCLKQEINSLKLELQAGNTYFKELDSEPVASEVKAQSDFTKLRMVPARQQSLKYDLMKSRSNPDFPKDHATLTQPVRSKSLKDGLTVLERMKLFELTSTQKI